The following are encoded together in the Trichomycterus rosablanca isolate fTriRos1 chromosome 19, fTriRos1.hap1, whole genome shotgun sequence genome:
- the asxl1 gene encoding putative Polycomb group protein ASXL1, with the protein MLHSQVRGDRVKNSIFFKLPGRMSLFTLKKNALQWTKNPAGSDDQSNTPAASSTASVGAEGAEQESGDSTEATGENDASVDETSSSASCSTEPQTRLSRSSQSGRQRKKSVMMPRVVLTPLKVNGEHVPSGAAGRRRDGSRGGPGPTLRARTELGWKRPQHFKSMRGLHSGPMKRNRGGVEVDFETPGSILVNTNIRALINTRTFAAFPSHSQQQLLQLLPEVDRQIGPDGLARLSSSALNNEFFTHASQSWKERLAEGEFTHEMQVRFRQEMEKEKKVEAWKEKFFEEYHGQKSGLTCEEAMKLTMSDAGEASEAVLDSDAPPVATPKRRAVGRRRREGRIRRRSRADLRRRARRPLSKTAPAAAAPTEEEDSQPASEVVATPTSPAPETAVVQTEVELQAESELEAPAETLCPEEAPSPVPVSTPAPASTSSTCDEPEVSATLLPEVVEPAVASTSSPSSSSSSASSSSSPSSSPSSTSDQQGAFAASSDSSSSSSSSTAAVATDPLDDGASVITTGTAGTGASSRESSPAASPATSSPATSSPAIQLKEQKRRPEESQAFTSFPEKRARLDERQSFRNTVDCVYSEKPQPTTEEPKVPPIRIQLSRIKPPWVKGAPTYQICPRIVPPNEGSRRCGTGARTLADIKARAQQARAQREAAAAVAATGDGTGSGGSGTGNGTGIPNCPSGKRSREHPGPVEPGGGGGGGGGGGGGRRGGGVIGGGGGRVDVEEQDSPASSHSPGTQLQLSNVEKPQASTPQTVSSPSSVCSNPSGLPSESPKTPTSSPQETDSPASQDQLDEICEVEEVAASSSDKTSEQTSDTPVPTPSESESLGSHQEVRVEEADSNDSRTLTPNNSPVLSESVHLVPTSIPDSLPRFGAQGVDVIRTLAASAQSWEGEQNLNEHRSGTTGVIQHGSDVKAPKETCVAAQNGFIGGSEKTGVLQEHKTEKVDSDSKYVSSLPCLPDNRREEDNGMHSDSTETASDFENDTQEDDAADWTGAINHNGVPAHNTKSQNQPVIQTPNRLTSCTLSLPQHQQPVIQAHVSNPAHNQTVIQAHFSNGVQSQTVISPQKQHSVLSHSINLTQEQNLNSLTHTQPYLTHGEKDQSKAHSLHENSNGGKPLTLTENDSKLFSKGPADDPGFKNSAGVPFVRRIQGPARFVSSVEANNPLVTQLLQGSLLLEKVLPQTAGKLEINRPPGAPPNFLSNCQPGGPPRNMVPRFRGPATTCGATELAELQHKALSAHVSPLPGRNYGPLPLSNSQTRMPCFFDESGSRGSVVQQFGSQQSGSIIPPGAVPVITPLPSSSSSTQQSVDMNSQNAQTLEHHTSQPSQTPERQAADIQHHSTNLSQSMCRTTPDAPSPTQGDLCPTEVVPTVKISWRPSKPQPPQSQSYQQQLSNASTVKHEVSARPSCQQALTKNSQTPTGGNGSVVVVTKKEPASSMDGYASGRGAMEGLLNMEMSLARMAKKEQAKNHYSRHTDSSASPFSSSPSFTSASTFSYHLYGKLPKLQQSGGALSGDTGGSSSGFSYTANVSVVDGSSFSRSIADGVLQLRPRVSVGNAGSPSTTLSIQAFADSAAEEVALKCSCRLKAMIMCQGCGAFCHDDCIGPSKLCVSCLVVR; encoded by the exons ATGCTCCACTCCCAAGTGCGGGGCGACAGAGTAAAAAACAGTATTTTCTTCAAGCTTCCCGGAAGAATGAGCCTTTTCACACTAAAG AAAAACGCCTTGCAGTGGACAAAGAACCCAGCAGGGTCTGACGATCAGAGCAACACACCAGCAGCTTCATCCACAGCTTCAGTCGGAGCAGAGGGAGCTGAGCAGGAAAGCGGCGACTCCACAGAGGCAACTGGTGAGAATGATG CATCAGTGGATGAAACATCTTCGAGTGCCTCCTGTTCCACAGAACCACAGACCCGACTGAGTCGTTCCTCACAG TCAGGGAGGCAGAGGAAGAAATCTGTGATGATGCCTCGTGTGGTTCTTACTCCACTCAAGGTCAACGGTGAACACGTACCATCAG GAGCTGCGGGGAGGCGCAGGGATGGGTCTAGGGGGGGTCCCGGCCCAACACTTCGAGCCCGTACCGAGCTGGGTTGGAAACGCCCCCAGCACTTCAAGAGCATGCGTGGCCTTCATTCAG GACCCATGAAGAGGAATCGGGGCGGTGTTGAGGTGGATTTTGAGACACCTGGCTCAATCTTGGTTAATACCAACATTCGCGCTTTGATTAACACGCGCACCTTTGCGGCGTTCCCTTCTCACTCTCAGCAACAGCTTCTTCAGCTTCTGCCTGAGGTTGACAGACAG ATTGGTCCTGATGGTCTTGCTCGACTTAGTAGTTCAGCGCTGAACAATGAGTTCTTCACTCACGCCTCTCAGAGCTGGAAAGAGAGGCTTGCAGAAG GTGAATTCACACACGAGATGCAGGTTCGTTTTAGACAAGAGAtggaaaaggaaaagaaagtgGAGGCATGGAAAGAGAAATTCTTTGAAGAATACCATGGTCAAAA GTCTGGCTTGACCTGTGAGGAGGCAATGAAGCTTACAATGAGTGATGCAGGAGAAGCATCAGAGGCAGTTCTGGACTCTGACGCTCCTCCTGTGGCCACGCCTAAGAGAAGAGCTGTCGGAAGACGACGAAGAGAGGGTCGCATTAGGAGACGGTCACGTGCTGATCTCAGGCGCAGGGCACGCCGTCCACTCAGCAAGACAGCTCCTGCGGCAGCGGCTCCTACAGAAGAGGAAGACAGTCAACCTGCTTCGGAGGTCGTGGCCACACCTACGTCACCGGCCCCAGAGACTGCTGTAGTGCAAACAGAGGTTGAACTTCAGGCCGAATCAGAACTGGAAGCCCCAGCAGAAACTCTGTGTCCAGAGGAAGCACCTTCTCCTGTCCCAGTATCCACACCTGCTCCGGCGTCTACAAGCTCTACCTGTGATGAACCAGAAGTTTCTGCCACCCTCCTGCCTGAAGTTGTTGAGCCAGCTGTTGCCTCCACCTCCTCTCCTTCTTCATCCTCTTCCtcagcatcatcatcatcctctcccTCCTCATCTCCCTCTTCTACCTCTGACCAGCAAGGAGCCTTTGCAGCAAGTTCGGActcatcatcttcctcctcatcctcaACTGCTGCTGTTGCCACTGACCCCTTGGACGATGGTGCCTCGGTTATCACTACTGGCACAGCAGGAACTGGTGCCAGCAGCAGGGAAAGCAGCCCAGCAGCAAGTCCAGCAACATCCAGCCCAGCAACATCCAGCCCTGCCATCCAGCTCAAAGAGCAGAAAAGGAGACCCGAGGAGTCCCAGGCCTTCACCAGCTTTCCCGAGAAAAGGGCGCGGCTGGATGAACGTCAGTCCTTTCGTAACACAGTTGACTGTGTGTACTCGGAAAAGCCGCAACCTACAACAGAAGAACCCAAGGTCCCGCCAATCCGG ATTCAGCTCTCCCGGATCAAACCTCCTTGGGTCAAAGGGGCGCCAACATACCAAATCTGTCCTCGCATCGTGCCCCCGAACGAGGGGTCGCGGCGCTGTGGGACGGGGGCGCGCACTTTGGCAGACATCAAGGCCCGTGCACAGCAAGCCCGTGCACAACGCGAAGCCGCTGCTGCTGTTGCAGCCACTGGAGACGGGACAGGGTCTGGGGGGAGCGGCACGGGGAATGGTACTGGGATACCGAATTGCCCCAGCGGGAAGCGTTCGAGAGAGCACCCGGGTCCCGTTGAacctggaggaggaggagggggaggaggaggaggaggaggaggaagacgaggaggaggagtcatcggaggaggaggaggaagagttgATGTGGAGGAACAGGACTCGCCTGCAAGCTCTCATTCGCCTGGAACACAATTACAGCTTTCCAATGTAGAAAAGCCTCAAGCCTCTACCCCACAAACAGTATCGTCTCCATCCTCTGTATGCTCTAACCCTTCAGGGTTGCCATCTGAGTCACCTAAAACCCCCACTTCATCACCTCAGGAGACAGACAGCCCAGCCTCCCAGGATCAGCTGGACGAGATCTGCGAAGTGGAGGAGGTGGCTGCCAGCAGTAGTGATAAAACCTCTGAGCAGACCTCAGACACACCAGTACCCACCCCTAGTGAATCAGAGTCTTTAGGCAGTCACCAGGAGGTTAGGGTTGAAGAAGCAGATTCAAATGACAGCAGAACACTGACTCCCAATAATTCACCGGTGCTCAGTGAATCAGTTCATCTAGTTCCTACATCCATACCTGACTCTTTGCCTAGGTTTGGTGCACAGGGTGTAGATGTAATAAGAACCTTAGCAGCATCAGCTCAGTCTTGGGAAGGTGAACAGAATCTAAATGAACATCGTTCTGGCACTACTGGGGTCATTCAACATGGCTCAGATGTCAAAGCCCCCAAAGAGACATGTGTTGCCGCCCAGAATGGCTTTATAGGGGGTTCAGAGAAGACTGGAGTCTTGCAAGAGCATAAGACTGAAAAGGTGGACTCTGATAGTAAATATGTAAGTTCTCTCCCATGTCTGCCAGATAACAGGAGAGAAGAGGATAATGGGATGCACAGTGACTCGACAGAGACGGCGTCAGACTTTGAGAATGATACCCAAGAGGATGACGCCGCAGACTGGACCGGAGCAATAAACCATAATGGAGTACCGGCACATAATACAAAGTCCCAGAATCAGCCTGTCATTCAGACGCCAAATCGTCTTACCTCATGCACTTTGAGCTTGCCTCAGCACCAACAGCCAGTCATCCAGGCCCATGTTTCTAACCCTGCCCATAACCAAACTGTCATTCAGGCACATTTTTCCAATGGTGTACAGAGCCAGACGGTAATTTCACCCCAAAAGCAACATTCAGTCCTTAGCCATAGCATAAACCTTACCCAGGAGCAGAACTTAAATTCTTTGACCCATACACAGCCATACCTTACACATGGAGAGAAAGACCAAAGCAAGGCGCATAGTCTACATGAGAACAGCAATGGTGGAAAGCCACTTACCTTAACAGAGAATGATTCAAAACTATTTAGCAAAGGGCCTGCAGATGATCCTGGATTTAAAAACTCTGCAGGTGTTCCTTTTGTTCGGAGAATTCAAGGCCCAGCCCGATTTGTTTCCTCCGTAGAGGCCAACAATCCTCTGGTTACTCAGCTACTTCAAGGCAGCCTGCTTTTGGAGAAAGTCTTGCCCCAGACAGCAGGTAAGCTGGAGATCAATCGACCTCCCGGAGCACCGCCGAACTTTCTGTCAAATTGCCAGCCTGGTGGACCTCCTAGGAATATGGTTCCCCGCTTCAGAGGTCCAGCCACAACTTGCGGTGCTACAGAACTTGCTGAGTTACAGCACAAAGCCCTTTCTGCTCATGTGTCCCCTCTGCCTGGTCGTAATTATGGTCCCTTACCTCTTAGCAATTCCCAGACTCGAATGCCATGCTTTTTTGATGAGTCCGGTTCTCGTGGTTCAGTTGTCCAGCAGTTTGGTTCTCAGCAGTCAGGGAGCATCATCCCTCCTGGTGCAGTACCGGTCATCACTCCTCTtccttcctcctcttcctccacaCAGCAATCAGTGGACATGAACTCTCAGAATGCTCAGACTTTAGAGCATCACACCTCTCAGCCTTCACAAACTCCAGAAAGACAAGCAGCTGATATTCAGCATCACTCCACTAACCTCTCCCAGTCTATGTGCAGAACCACACCAGATGCCCCCTCCCCTACACAAGGTGACCTTTGCCCGACTGAAGTTGTACCTACTGTTAAGATCAGCTGGCGGCCATCAAAACCACAGCCACCTCAATCTCAGTCTTATCAGCAGCAGCTCTCAAATGCATCTACTGTTAAGCATGAGGTCTCTGCACGGCCCTCATGCCAGCAAGCTCTTACCAAAAATTCACAGACTCCAACTGGTGGCAATGGTTCTGTTGTAGTTGTAACCAAAAAAGAGCCAGCAAGCTCTATGGATGGGTATGCCAGTGGCAGGGGAGCAATGGAAGGGCTGCTTAACATGGAAATGTCTCTTGCGAGAATGGCCAAAAAAGAGCAAGCTAAAAATCATTATTCCCGTCATACAGACTCTTCAGCCTCTCCGTTTTCCTCCTCACCTTCCTTTACCTCGGCCTCAACTTTCTCCTACCATCTGTATGGAAAACTGCCCAAGTTGCAGCAGAGTGGAGGTGCACTAAGTGGAGACACCGGCGGGTCCTCATCTGGGTTCAGCTATACAGCTAACGTTTCTGTAGTGGATGGTAGTAGCTTCTCGCGCAGCATAGCGGATGGTGTGCTGCAACTGCGGCCGCGTGTTAGCGTCGGGAATGCTGGGAGTCCGAGCACTACACTCAGTATCCAGGCATTTGCTGATAGTGCTGCAGAGGAAGTGGCTCTTAAGTGCTCCTGTCGTCTCAAGGCCATGATCATGTGCCAGGGGTGTGGTGCCTTCTGCCATGACGATTGCATTGGCCCTTCCAAACTTTGTGTTTCGTGTCTGGTGGTCAGATAG
- the dnajc11a gene encoding dnaJ homolog subfamily C member 11a, translating into MAAALEEDEIDNDDYYSLLNVRREATQEELKASYRRLCMLYHPDKHRDPELKTQAEQLFNLVHQAYEVLSDPQSRAIYDIYGKRGLSVEGWEVVERRRTPAEIRDEFERLQREREERRLQQRTNPKGTISVGVDATDLFDRYEEDYEELPGGGFPSVEINKMHISQSIEAPLTTSDTAILSGSLSTHNGNGGGNISLALRRVTSAKGWGEVELGAGDTHGPLFGLKIFRNLTPRCFMTAQCALQFSSRGVRPGVTTMLARHLDKNTMGYLQWRWGVQSSMNTSIVRDTKSSHFTFAVQLGIPHTFIMMSYQYKFQNDDQTKIKGSVKSGFFGTVVEYGAETKISRHSVLGATVSVGVPQGVTLKIKLNRASQTYFFPIHLTDQLLPSAVFYATVGPLVFYLAVHRLVIKPYLRAQKEQELEKHRESAASDIAKKKQEAESAVLLMQESVRRIIEAEESKMGLIILNAWYGKFVTDNSRKHERARVIDVTVPLQCLVKDSKLILTEASKAGLPGFYDPCVGEDKSLKVLYQFRGVMHQVLSGDTEALRIPKQSHRIDNDT; encoded by the exons ATGGCGGCGGCCTTGGAGGAGGATGAAATCGACAACGATGATTATTACTCGCTGTTAAACGTGCGAAGAGAG GCCACACAAGAAGAGCTCAAAGCATCGTATCGCCGTCTTTGCATGCTCTACCACCCTGATAAACACAGAGACCCTGAGCTCAAAACACAGGCAGAACAGCTTTTTAACCTTGTACACCAGGCATATGAAG TTCTAAGTGATCCACAATCCAGAGCTATCTATGATATTTATGGAAAAAGAGGGCTCAGCGTGGAAGGATGGGAG GTAGTGGAGAGGAGAAGAACGCCGGCGGAGATCCGGGATGAGTTTGAGCGCCtccagagagagagggaggaaaGGAGACTGCAGCAGAGGACCAACCCTAAG GGGACAATTAGTGTGGGTGTGGATGCCACAGACCTTTTTGATCGTTATGAGGAAGATTACGAGGAACTCCCTGGTGGGGGCTTTCCCAGCGTTGAGATTAACAAGATGCATATATCTCAATCCATAGAG GCACCTCTGACAACGTCAGACACGGCTATACTTTCgggctctctctctacacacaatGGCAACGGTGGTGGAAATATTAGCCTGGCTCTACGACGGGTGACATCAGCCAAAGGCTGGGGAGAG GTTGAATTGGGAGCAGGAGACACACACGGACCTCTTTTTGGGTTGAAGATATTTCGCAACCTGACACCTCGCTG ctTCATGACCGCTCAGTGTGCACTACAGTTTTCATCACGTGGAGTGAGGCCGGGCGTAACCACCATGCTTGCGCGCCACCTTGACAAGAACACAATGGGCTACCTACAGTGGCGCTGGGGGGTTCAGTCCTCCATGAACACCAGCATTGTCAGAGATACAAAGAGTAGCCACTTCACATTTGCTGTACAG CTGGGAATCCCACACACTTTCATTATGATGAGCTACCAGTACAAATTTCAAAATGATGACCAGACGAAAATCAAGGGTTCTGTCAA ATCAGGCTTTTTTGGAACAGTGGTTGAGTATGGTGCTGAGACTAAGATCAGTCGACATAGTGTTCTTGGTGCTACTGTCAGTGTTGGAGTTCCACAAGGTGTCACGCTTAAAATAAA gTTAAACAGAGCAAGCCAGACATACTTTTTCCCGATTCACCTGACAGACCAGCTCCTTCCCAGTGCAGTATTCTATGCCACAGTCGGACCTCTGGTATTTTACCTGGCTGTTCATCGGCTTGTTATTAAGCCATACCTACGAGCCCAGAAGGAACA GGAACTGGAAAAACATCGTGAGAGTGCTGCATCTGACATTGCCAAGAAGAAACAGGAGGCAGAGTCTGCT GTTCTGCTGATGCAGGAGTCTGTGCGCAGAATAATTGAAGCAGAGGAGTCTAAAATGG GACTGATCATCCTCAATGCCTGGTATGGAAAGTTTGTGACAGACaacagcaggaagcatgaaagGGCACGGGTCATTGATGTGACTGTACCTCTTCAGTGCCTGGTGAAGGACTCCAAACTCATTCTCACAGAGGCCTCAAAG GCCGGATTACCGGGCTTTTATGACCCATGTGTGGGTGAGGACAAGAGTCTGAAGGTGTTGTATCAGTTCAGAGGAGTCATGCACCAAGTTCTGTCTGGTGACACAGAAGCACTCAGGATACCTAAACAAT cTCACAggattgataatgacacttag
- the thap3 gene encoding THAP domain-containing protein 3 — protein MPKSCSAYKCTSRYSSKNPEITFHRFPLSKPSVLKQWLHNIGRENFQPRKHMVICSLHFTPDCFSGAGNRKNLLWNSVPTLFSIPPQDAMVSAGREQRSLKTKEPAPHSWDSFAPEYSFSIPNQTEKVQEHCIQTSSKTPDHSYALLDPCSAKTRLFEAFEMNSRLQKRFKTKCKELKKIKQSLQAAERKLMAIRCWHDFRLTQRQKYLWPPVKNAQRKTCFISQHQLRVNV, from the exons ATGCCTAAAAGTTGCTCTGCTTATAAATGCACCAGTAGATACAGTAGTAAGAATCCAGAGATCACCTTCCATAG ATTTCCTTTGAGTAAGCCATCGGTGTTAAAGCAGTGGTTGCACAACATTGGACGAGAAAACTTTCAGCCAAGAAAGCATATGGTTATATGTTCTCTACATTTTACCCCAGACTGTTTTAGTGGCGCAGGAAATCGTAAAAATCTGCTGTGGAACTCTGTCCCAACACTTTTTTCAATTCCACCTCAGGATGCCATGGTGTCAGCTGGTCGAGAG CAAAGAAGTCTGAAGACAAAGGAACCTGCTCCTCATAGCTGGGACTCTTTTGCACCTGAGTACAGTTTCAGTATTCCTAATCAAACTGAAAAGGTCCAGGAACACTGCATACAGACCTCATCTAAAACTCCTGACCACAGTTATGCCCTGCTGGATCCTTGCTCAGCAAAAACACGCCTGTTTGAGGCCTTTGAAATGAACTCAAGGTTGCAAAAAAGAttcaaaacaaaatgtaaagaaTTGAAAAAGATCAAACAGAGTCTGCAAGCTGCTGAAAGAAAACTGATGGCCATCCGCTGTTGGCATGATTTTAGGCTTACACAGCGGCAAAAATATTTATGGCCCCCAGTTAAAAatgcacaaagaaaaacatgctTCATAAGCCAGCACCAACTGAGAGTCAATGTGTAG